A single window of Aspergillus oryzae RIB40 DNA, chromosome 8 DNA harbors:
- a CDS encoding uncharacterized protein (predicted transporter (major facilitator superfamily)) produces MRFRLPIKPDEIPVDEKQQPNDDEANVTPQSASKEAATSRADQVDDDKSDVVNPEFQHGVQSAQAMTQVWSKQHLILAYVMIWIIYFVKNFAFGIIGTLTPYVTSSFKEHSLTGTTTILSTLIGGLFKLPYAKLIDIWGRPQGFALMIACMTVGLIMMAGCNNVQTYCAAQVFYSVGSAGVDFTLTIFIADTSALKNRAFWLGFVGSPYIATVWAYGPATEDILSSMGWRWGFGIWAIVTPVMLTPLFFLFYYNQRKAQKAGLVPERHSQRTVMQSIAYYGKEFDVIGLLLLTTGLALFLLAFNLYSKQPDEWKSPLIICFIVIGGLLLIAFPVYERYIAPVTFIPWSLLLNRTVFFTYTMAASIYLAWYLWDTYFYSMLVVVFNQSVTQATYITNIYSVGSCFWAVLMGILIRYNGRLKWQALYFGVPITILGVGLMIKFREPGVNIGYIVMCQIFIAFGGGTLVICEQMTVMAVSSQQHIPAVLAMESMFINIGSAVGTTIATALWTGIFPQKLAEYLPADAQSNLANIYGDMTVQASYPVGSAARDAINRSYSETQRLMLIAATCLYTVTLASVMMWKDVNVKKIQQVKGRIL; encoded by the exons ATGAGGTTCAGACTCCCGATTAAGCCGGATGAGATACCGGTGGACGAGAAGCAACAACctaatgatgatgaagctAACGTTACGCCACAGTCTGCGTCTAAGGAAGCGGCCACCTCCCGTGCTGATCAAGTAGATGATGACAAGAGTGATGTGGTCAACCCGGAGTTCCAGCATGGTGTACAGAGCGCACAGGCCATGACTCAGGTCTGGTCCAAACAGCATTTGATTTTGGCCTACGTGAT GATCTGGATTATCTACTTTGTTAAGAACTTCGCGTTCGGCATCATCGGCACGTTGACTCCATATGTTACCAGCTCCTTCAAAGAACACTCGTTAACTGGGACTACCACCATTCTTTCTACGCTTATTGGCGGGCTGTTCAAACTTCCTTATGCTAAACTGATTGATATTTGGGGCCGTCCCCAGGGTTTCGCCTTGATGATCGCCTGCATGACCGTTGGACTCATTATGATGGCTGGGTGTAATAATGTTCAGACATATTGTGCGGCTCAAGTGTTCTACTCGGTGGGGTCTGCTGGTGTGGATTTCACCCTGAccatcttcatcgccgaTACGTCGGCGCTGAAGAACCGGGCGTTCTGGCTCGGCTTTGTCGGTTCTCCGTACATCGCTACAGTTTGGGCATACGGTCCGGCGACGGAAGACATCTTGAGTTCCAtgggatggcgatggggcTTCGGCATCTGGGCTATCGTGACGCCCGTGATGTTGACGCCTCTATTCTTCCTGTTTTACTATAACCAGCGCAAAGCGCAGAAGGCCGGTCTGGTTCCCGAGCGTCACAGCCAGCGCACGGTAATGCAATCGATCGCTTACTACGGCAAGGAGTTCGACGTTATCGGTCTGCTCCTCCTTACTACTGGACTTGCCCTGTTCCTGTTGGCTTTCAATCTGTACTCAAAGCAGCCCGACGAGTGGAAATCTCCGCTAATCATCTGCTTCATTGTCATCGGCGGCCTCCTACTCATCGCCTTTCCCGTCTACGAGAGATACATCGCTCCAGTCACGTTCATCCCCTGGTCGCTGTTGCTCAACCGAaccgtcttcttcacctACACCATGGCCGCCAGCATTTACCTGGCCTGGTATCTCTGGGACACCTACTTCTACTCGATGCTAGTTGTTGTCTTCAACCAAAGCGTCACCCAAGCGACCTATATCACCAATATATACAGCGTAGGCTCCTGCTTCTGGGCCGTACTCATGGGCATCCTGATCCGCTATAACGGTCGCCTCAAATGGCAAGCGCTTTACTTCGGGGTCCCCATTACCATTCTCGGTGTCGGTTTAATGATCAAATTCCGCGAACCGGGTGTCAACATCGGGTACATCGTCATGTGCCAGATCTTCATTGCGTTCGGCGGCGGCACCCTAGTGATCTGCGAGCAGATGACGGTCATGGCCGTGTCATCGCAGCAACACATTCCCGCCGTGTTGGCGATGGAAAGCATGTTCATTAATATTGGCAGTGCGGTGGGCACCACCATCGCCACTGCGCTGTGGACGGGTATCTTTCCCCAGAAGCTTGCCGAGTATCTCCCCGCGGACGCGCAGTCTAACCTGGCGAATATTTATGGTGACATGACGGTTCAGGCGTCGTATCCAGTTGGTAGTGCGGCGCGTGATGCGATTAACCGGTCGTATTCGGAGACGCAGcggttgatgttgattgcGGCGACGTGCTTGTATACGGTGACGCTGGcatcggtgatgatgtggaaGGATGTaaatgtgaagaagatccagcagGTGAAGGGGCGGATTCTGTAG
- a CDS encoding opsin family protein (predicted protein): MIDPPAEMIDFFDTLKTKPLPVPTTTPTSVAPVPTVVPGHDLIFQELSKTSQRTLWVVVVLMAISAIVFYILASRAPLTKRVIHNLIAISTTISFITYLALATGEGITYKHDILTIHNKHVPNTHRDIYRQVLWLRYLNWFLTNPLALINLALLSGLPGAHLLVAIVADWIMLGTGILGTYAGHTPRRWVWFTISAIGYLTTVYHIGVNGGRSAVNKDAQTKRFFGTVSGVSLLIKALFPVAIAAGALALKIGIDAETIIFAIHDIFLQGIIGYWLIFAHDAAPGITLLVDGFWSHGHGNEGAIRITEEEGA; the protein is encoded by the exons ATGATCGATCCACCCGCCGAGATGATCGACTTCTTCGATACCCTCAAGACGAAGCCGCTGCCCGTGCCCACCACGACCCCGACATCGGTTGCCCCCGTGCCCACCGTCGTCCCTGGCCATGATCTCATTTTCCAGGAGTTGTCCAAGACCAGCCAACGGACACTATG GGTGGTCGTCGTGCTAATGGCTATATccgccatcgtcttctacATCCTCGCCTCCCGAGCACCTTTG ACCAAGCGAGTCATCCACAACCTGATTGCCATCTCCACAACaatctccttcatcacctATCTCGCACTCGCAACCGGCGAAGGTATAACATACAAGCACGACATCCTGACGATCCACAACAAGCACGTCCCCAACACTCATCGTGATATCTACCGTCAGGTCCTCTGGCTGCGGTACCTCAACTGGTTCCTGACAAACCCCCTGGCCCTCATCAATCTTGCCCTCTTGTCCGGCCTCCCGGGTGCCCATCTCCTTGTCGCCATCGTCGCCGATTGGATCATGCTCGGCACCGGCATCTTGGGCACCTATGCCGGCCATACCCCCCGCAGATGGGTCTGGTTCACCATCAGCGCCATCGGCTACCTCACGACTGTGTACCATATTGGTGTGAACGGGGGCCGCTCGGCGGTGAACAAGGACGCCCAGACAAAGCGATTCTTCGGTACTGTTTCGGGTGTGTCGCTTTTGATTAAGGCTTTGTTCCCTGT AGCCATCGCGGCCGGCGCTCTAGCCCTCAAAATCGGCATCGACGCCGAGACCATCATTTTCGCTATCCATGATATCTTCCTGCAGGGTATAATCGGCTACTGGCTTATTTTCGCACATGATGCGGCACCTGGAAT TACCCTTCTGGTTGACGGTTTCTGGTCCCATGGACACGGCAACGAGGGTGCGATTCGCATcacggaagaggagggcgCCTAA
- a CDS encoding uncharacterized protein (predicted protein): protein MPDPNDSEAHRRRRFSMSDALLLNPFHSTHLSRRRARSSIRSDTSDQTTPEQEPTEARPRSSSRSRSLLRLPLTILRELSNTRKRPDLLPNDQATPTNPILEFRGGDTWDLLARDRKSLGLDLFWPIDFSAIDSVQTHNITKATPSKTEATEQKPKENPNNDTDEKEQETETFPLSSLTPLLHFRHLRTLKLTGMMSSYQKYIWQAAWLNPHLEELELGMALAPSLRRNYVTKWPCIRGGWTLTKERFREPVY, encoded by the coding sequence ATGCCCGACCCAAACGACAGCGAAGCGCACCGCCGTCGCCGCTTCAGCATGAGCGACGCCCTCCTGCTCAACCCCTTCCACAGCACTCATCTAAGTCGACGACGCGCACGCTCATCCATCCGCTCCGACACCTCAGACCAAACTACCCCAGAGCAAGAACCAACCGAAGCAAGACCACGCTCGAGCTCGCGGTCCCGGTCTCTGCTTCGTCTCCCACTAACCATCCTCCGTGAGCTGAGCAATACCAGAAAACGACCCGACCTCCTCCCAAACGACCAAGCCACGCCCACAAACCCCATCCTCGAGTTCCGCGGCGGCGACACCTGGGATCTCCTCGCGAGGGATAGGAAGAGTCTAGGACTGGACTTATTCTGGCCCATCGATTTCTCAGCTATAGACTCTGTCCAAACGCATAATATCACAAAAGCAACCCCATCCAAAACAGAAGCCACAGAGCAAaaacccaaagaaaaccccAACAATGACACTgacgaaaaagaacaagaaacCGAAACCTTCCCCCTATCATCCCTAAcccccctcctccacttccgACACCTGCGCACACTAAAACTAACCGGCATGATGAGTTCCTACCAGAAATACATCTGGCAAGCAGCATGGCTGAACCCGCACCTGGAAGAACTGGAACTCGGCATGGCTCTCGCACCAAGTCTACGCCGAAACTATGTGACGAAATGGCCCTGTATTCGTGGTGGATGGACACTTACGAAGGAGAGGTTTAGGGAGCCGGTTTACTAG
- a CDS encoding uncharacterized protein (pleiotropic drug resistance proteins (PDR1-15), ABC superfamily): MASHKKSEDPLVVKDRQEQECESSDSTIASENASEHRSPMGLIDEDGIETLNRIASQSSRRRSSVYPPNVPTRTSTLATISENDPAVDPQGPSFDLNKWLKMVLRESERQGREAHRTGIVFKNFTVSGTGAALQLQDTVSSMLSAPFRIGEMMKNRHSPPKRILNEFNGLLKSGELLLVLGRPGSGCSTFLKSLCGELHGLSMSKESVIHYDGVPQQRMIKEFKGEVVYNQEVDKHFPHLTVGQTLEFAALARTPAQRIRDMSREEFAKHITQVVMAVFGLSHTYNTKVGNDFVRGVSGGERKRVSIAEMALAHSPLAAWDNSTRGLDSATALKFVEALRLFADLSGSAHAVAIYQASQSIYDIFNKVVVLYEGRQIYYGPAKDAKSYFERQGWECPQRQTTGDFLTSVTNPSERKARPGMENQVPRTAEDFEAYWRKSPEYQKLMSEISHYEQEHPLEEEGDALATFQQKKREIQAKHTRPQSPYLLSVPMQIKLNTKRAYQRVWNDISSTVSTVISQIIMALIIGSVFYGTPDATAGFTAKGATLFFAVLLNALIAMNEINSLYSQRPIVEKHNSYAFYHPATEAIAGVVSDIPVKFVIAVVFNLILYFLAGLHRSAGQFFLYLLVTFIVMFVMSAVFRTMAAITQTVSQAMGLAGILILALIVYTGFVLPVPSMHPWFEWIHYLNPIYYAFEMLIANEFHGRDFICSQFIPAYPNLSGNSFVCSSAGAKAGQRAISGDDYIQVNYQYSYGHVWRNFGILIAFLVGFMMIYFIATELNSSTSSTAEVLVFRRGHEPAYLRTDSKKPDAESAVELSAMKPTTESGEGDMSIIPPQKDIFTWRDVCYDIEIKGEPRRLLDHVSGWVKPGTLTALMGVSGAGKTTLLDVLAHRTSMGVITGDMFVNGRGLDQSFQRSTGYVQQQDLHLETATVRESLRFSALLRQPPNVSIQEKYDYVEDVIRMLKMEDFAEAVVGVPGQGLNVEQRKLLTIGVELAAKPKLLLFLDEPTSGLDSQSSWAICAFLRRLADSGQAVLCTIHQPSAILFQQFDQLLFLARGGKTVYFGPIGQNSNTLLNYFESNGARKCADDENPAEWMLEIVNAGTNSEGENWFDVWKRSSECQGVQTEIDRIHREQQSKTQASDKDNESWSKSEFAMPFWFQLYQVTYRVFQQYWRMPEYIASKWVLGILSGLFIGFSFFQAKSSLQGMQTIVYSLFMLCSIFSSLVQQVMPLFVTQRSLYEVRERPSKTYSWKAFLIANIIVEIPYQIMMGILTYACYYYAVVGVQDSERQGLVLLLCIQFFIYASTFAHMAIAAMPDTETASAIVVLLFAMSLTFCGVMQTPTALPGFWIFMYRVSPFTYWVSAMAATQLHDRVVQCSPSEMSIFDPPSGQTCGEYMSSFMSMAGGQLSNPNATSDCNYCSVAVADDFLSSVNIYWSERWRNFGLMWVYIVFNIFLATMLYYTFRVKKWNLSGLKERFSKKK, translated from the exons TGAAGATGGTTCTTCGGGAGTCCGAAAGACAAGGCCGAGAAGCCCACCGGACAGGTATcgtcttcaagaatttcACGGTATCTGGAACCGGAGCAGCGCTGCAGCTCCAGGACACAGTATCATCCATGCTATCTGCACCTTTTCGCATCGGTGAGATGATGAAAAACAGGCATTCGCCTCCGAAGCGGATCCTGAATGAATTCAATGGCTTGCTGAAGAGCGGCGAATTGCTTCTCGTCCTAGGTCGTCCAGGATCTGGATGTAGTACTTTCCTCAAGTCTCTATGTGGCGAGCTCCACGGTCTGTCTATGAGCAAAGAGAGCGTTATCCATTATGATG GCGTTCCTCAGCAACGAATGATCAAGGAGTTCAAGGGTGAAGTGGTGTACAACCAGGAG GTGGACAAACATTTCCCTCATTTAACCGTCGGCCAGACTCTCGAATTTGCCGCCCTGGCGAGAACCCCAGCTCAACGAATCCGTGACATGTCCCGCGAAGAGTTTGCCAAGCATATCACCCAGGTAGTCATGGCTGTTTTTGGTCTGAGCCACACCTACAATACCAAGGTCGGAAATGATTTCGTCCGCGGAGTATCGGGTGGTGAACGGAAGCGTGTTAGTATCGCGGAGATGGCTTTGGCTCACTCCCCCTTAGCTGCATGGGATAACTCCACCCGAGGCTTGGATTCCGCAACGGCATTGAAGTTTGTGGAGGCACTACGTCTATTTGCCGACCTCAGCGGATCTGCACACGCAGTGGCGATCTACCAGGCTAGTCAGAGCATCTACGACATTTTCAACAAAGTGGTTGTCCTTTATGAAGGACGTCAGATTTACTATGGTCCTGCGAAAGATGCGAAGTCTTACTTCGAACGACAAGGATGGGAATGTCCTCAGCGACAGACCACGGGAGACTTCCTGACTTCGGTGACCAATCCCAGTGAACGTAAAGCACGTCCGGGTATGGAAAACCAAGTTCCACGCACTGCTGAAGACTTTGAAGCATATTGGCGCAAATCCCCAGAATACCAGAAGCTCATGTCCGAGATTTCCCATTACGAGCAGGAACACccattggaagaggagggtgacGCCCTCGCAACTtttcagcagaagaagcgCGAGATCCAGGCCAAACATACCCGCCCGCAGTCACCATACTTGCTTAGTGTGCCCATGCAAATCAAGCTCAATACGAAGCGAGCATACCAACGAGTGTGGAACGATATCTCTTCTACTGTGTCAACTGTTATTAGTCAAATTATCATGGCTCTGATTATTGGATCTGTGTTTTATGGTACCCCGGATGCAACTGCAGGCTTCACGGCCAAAGGCGCCACCTTGTTCTTCGCGGTCTTACTCAACGCTCTTATTGCAATGAACGAAATCAACAGTCTTTACTCGCAGCGTCCAATTGTGGAAAAACACAACTCATATGCCTTCTATCACCCAGCCACCGAGGCCATTGCTGGCGTGGTCAGTGATATACCGGTCAAGTTTGTCATAGCAGTCGTGTTTAACCTTATCCTCTACTTCCTGGCGGGTCTTCACAGATCAGCGGGTCAATTTTTCCTCTATCTATTGGTCACATTCATTGTGATGTTCGTGATGAGTGCAGTCTTCCGTACGATGGCGGCTATTACCCAAACAGTCTCGCAAGCAATGGGGCTGGCAGGTATATTGATCTTGGCTCTGATTGTCTACACGGGATTTGTGCTGCCTGTTCCTTCCATGCACCCTTGGTTCGAATGGATTCATTACCTCA ACCCCATTTATTATGCATTCGAGATGCTAATTGCTAACGAATTCCACGGACGTGATTTTATATGCTCACAGTTTATCCCGGCCTACCCTAACCTCAGTGGTAACTCGTTTGTCTGCTCGTCTGCGGGCGCTAAAGCTGGGCAGCGTGCTATTAGCGGTGATGACTATATACAGGTGAACTACCAGTATAGCTACGGGCACGTGTGGCGGAACTTCGGCATCTTGATTGCCTTCCTTGTTGGGTTCATGATGATTTACTTCATTGCCACTGAGTTGAATTCGTCTACCAGTAGCACTGCCGAAGTTTTGGTCTTCCGTCGTGGACATGAGCCGGCATATTTGCGCACCGACTCAAAGAAACCTGATGCTGAGAGCGCAGTGGAGCTCAGTGCGATGAAGCCTACCACGGAGTCGGGTGAAGGGGATATGTCTATCATACCGCCACAGAAGGATATCTTTACATGGAGAGACGTTTGctatgatatcgagatcaaGGGTGAACCACGGCGACTATTGGATCATGTTTCTGGATGGGTCAAGCCAGGCACGTTGACTGCTCTCATGGGTGTCAGTGGTGCAGGTAAAACCACTTTGCTTGATGTACTGGCGCACCGGACTTCCATGGGTGTTATTACAGGTGACATGTTCGTGAATGGCCGAGGCCTCGACCAAAGCTTCCAGAGAAGCACTGGCTATGTTCAGCAACAGGATCTACATCTCGAAACTGCTACTGTCCGCGAGTCGCTCAGATTCAGCGCTCTCCTTCGTCAACCCCCTAATGTCTCTATCCAGGAAAAGTATGACTATGTGGAGGACGTGATCCGCATGTTGAAAATGGAAGACTTTGCCGAAGCTGTTGTCGGTGTGCCGGGCCAAGGTTTGAACGTTGAGCAGCGCAAATTGCTGACCATCGGTGTGGAATTGGCTGCAAAGCCTAAgctcttgctctttttggACGAACCCACTAG CGGTCTTGATTCCCAGAGTTCCTGGGCTATTTGCGCGTTCCTCCGGAGGCTTGCCGACAGCGGACAAGCGGTTCTCTGTACCATTCATCAGCCTAGTGCAATTCTTTTCCAGCAATTCGATCAGCTTCTGTTTCTTGCACGTGGTGGAAAGACAGTCTACTTTGGTCCAATTGGACAGAACTCCAATACCCTCCTTAACTACTTCGAATCAAATGGGGCACGCAAGTGCGCTGATGACGAAAACCCGGCTGAGTGGATGCTGGAGATTGTGAACGCTGGCACGAATTCCGAGGGTGAGAACTGGTTTGACGTCTGGAAGCGAAGCAGCGAGTGTCAAGGCGTACAGACCGAGATCGATCGGATCCACAGAGAACAGCAGTCAAAGACACAGGCCAGTGACAAAGACAACGAATCTTGGAGCAAGTCGGAATTTGCCATGCCATTCTGGTTCCAGTTATATCAGGTTACCTATCGTGTGTTCCAGCAGTATTGGCGTATGCCGGAATACATCGCGTCGAAATGGGTGCTGGGAATCCTTTCTGGCCTCTTCATTGGCTTTTCGTTCTTCCAAGCGAAGTCTTCCCTCCAGGGGATGCAGACCATCGTCTACTCGTTGTTCATGCTGTGCagtattttctcttctctgGTTCAACAG GTCATGCCATTATTTGTGACCCAACGCTCTTTGTATGAAGTCCGCGAAAGACCCAGCAAAACATACTCATGGAAAGCCTTTTTGATCGCCAACATCATCGTTGAGATCCCGTACCAAATCATGATGGGCATCTTAACATACGCCTGTTACTATTACGCAGTTGTCGGAGTCCAGGACTCCGAAAGACAGGGTCTCGTCCTCCTGTTATGTATTCAATTTTTCATCTATGCCAGCACCTTCGCCCACATGGCCATTGCCGCCATGCCCGACACCGAAACAGCTAGTGCCATTGTGGTTCTCCTATTCGCCATGTCCCTCACATTCTGCGGTGTCATGCAAACCCCAACCGCGCTACCGGGattctggatcttcatgtACCGTGTTTCCCCCTTCACCTACTGGGTCTCAGCCATGGCCGCCACCCAGCTCCACGATCGCGTAGTCCAGTGCTCACCATCAGAAATGTCCATCTTCGATCCTCCATCGGGCCAGACCTGCGGTGAATACATGTCTTCATTCATGAGCATGGCTGGTGGACAGTTGTCGAACCCGAACGCCACTTCGGACTGCAACTACTGCTCAGTCGCTGTGGCAGATGATTTCCTGTCGAGCGTCAACATTTACTGGAGTGAGCGCTGGCGCAACTTCGGCCTCATGTGGGTGTACATCGTGTTTAATATCTTCCTGGCGACTATGCTCTACTACACGTTCCGTGTTAAGAAGTGGAACCTCAGCGGCTTGAAGGAGCGCTTCTCTAAGAAGAAGTGA